Part of the Chloroflexota bacterium genome is shown below.
CTCATGATACACCTCCCAGGAGCCCTAAGGGTATGGAACAGCCCCTAGGGCCACACTTTATCCCAGGATAGCGCGTGCAATCACCATGCGCTGCACTTCGCTCGTCCCCTCATAAATCTCGGTGATCTTGGCATCGCGGTAGTTCCTCTCCACCGAGTACTCCTTCATGTACCCATAACCGCCATGAATCTGCACGGCACGATCAACTACCCAGACCGCCGTTTCCGAGGCGAACAGTTTGGCCATGGAAGCTTCCTTGCTGAACGGCTCACCGGATTGCTTCTTCAGGGCAGCGTTGTATGTTAGCAGGCGAGCTGCTTCAATGCGTGTGGCCATATCCGCCAACATCCACTGGATAGCTTGGAACTGGCAGATAGGTTGACCAAACTGCATGCGCTCCTTGCTGTACTTCAGCGCTGCTTCATAGGCTGCCTGGGCAATCCCTACCGCCTGCGCTGCTACGCCGACGCGACCGCCATCGAGCATGGTCATGGCGATCTTAAATCCCTGGCCCTCCTCACCCAGACGGTTGGCAGCAGGCACCGATACATCTTCGAAAATCAACTCACAGGTGTTGGTGCCGCGGATGCCCATTTTGTGCTCTTCTTTGCCTACGGAAAAGCCCTTGCTTCCTTTCTCCACGATAAAAGCAGTGATGCCACGATGCCGCTGAGCCTTGTCGGTCATGGCAAAGAGGATCACAATATCAGCAAAGCCCCCGTTGGTGATAAAATGCTTCCGCCCGTTGATCACATAGGCATCACCACTCCTCACCGCTGTCGTTAGCATTGCCGCGACATCGGAGCCTGCTCCGGGTTCGGTGAGCGCAAAAGCGCCGAGTTTTTCACCGCGAGCCAAAGGCCTCAGGAATTTTTCTTTCTGCTCCTCTGTACCAAATTTCTCGATCCCTGCGCACACAAGCGAGTTTTGCACTGCCATGACGATAGCCGTGGAAGCACAGGCTTTGGCCAATTCCTCGATCGCGATGACATAGCTGATGGCATCTGCGCCGCCACCGTCGTATTTCTCCGAAACTGTAAGCCCTAACAGCCCCAACTGCCCCATTTTCTTGATATTCTCGAAAGGCACAATGCCCTTTTCGTCTATCTCGGCAGCAATGGGCGCTACCTCCTTCTGGGCAAAATCCCGTACCATCTTGCGTATCATCTCTTGTTCTTCAGTGAACTTGAGATCCATGTTCTCCTCCTTGTGGTAATGAATGATAAATAACGAGTGAGAAGTGAAACTTTGGGCTACGCATTACGTTGTATGTATTGCGTTTTGCGTAATGCGTTTTTACGCTTTATCTCACACTAACTCGACCACCATGGCCACTGCCTCGCCGCCACCCAGGCAAAGCGTGGCCAGGCCAGTCTTCAGCCCCTGATCCTTCAAGGCGTAGAGCAGCGTTACCAGCACTCGCGCACCGCTGGCGCCAATGGGGTGGCCAAGGGCAATTGCGCCTCCATGAACGTTCACCTTATTCCAATCTAGCCCCAACGCCTTGCCATCGGCCAACGTCTGTGCAGCGAAGGCTTCATTGATCTCGATCAGGTCCATGTCTGCCAATTTGTAGCCCGTCTTGCTGAGCAGTTTCTGGACAGCGAAGATCGGAGCTGTGAAAATGCGCAGCGGTTCGACTGCCGCTTGATCGTATCCGGTGATGCGCGCCAGTGGCTGGATACCAAGCCTGGCTGCCGTATCCTCACCCATGACGACAACGGCTGCCGCTCCATCGGTAATGCCTGGAGAATTGCCTGCAGTAACCATGCCTCCCTCCTGAAACGCAGGGCGCAGTTTGCTCAATGCTTCAAGCGATGTGTCTGCGCGGGGACATTCATCCGTATCGAAAATCACTGGTGGACCTTTCCGCTGCGGGATCTCCAAAGGCACAATCTCCGCCTTGAACTTGCCTGCTTGAATGGCTGCGATGGCTTTTTGGTGGCTTTTCAAAGCGTATTCGTCCAATTCCTGGCGTGTCAAGCCATATTCGCGTGCGATCCACTCGGCAGCATTGCCCATGTGCTGGTTTTCGAATGAACACCATAGCCCGTCATGTACCGTCGCATCAACCAGGACACCATGCCCCAGTCGGTAACCTTGCCGTGCCTGTGGCAGCAAGTAGGGTCCCAAGGTCATATTCTCCATGCCGCCTGCGACGATGATGTCAGCATCACCAGCGACGATGGCCTGAGCAGCGAACATCACCGACTTTAGACCAGAACCGCAAATCTTGTTGATCGTTGTCGCACCAACCGTTGGCGGCAAACCTGCCTTGATGGCTGCCTGGCGTGCTGGTGCCTGCCCCTGGCCTGCTTGGACGACATTGCCCATCAGTACTTCATCAACCCACGCTGGCTCGATGCCGGAACGTTTAACGGCTTCCCGAATGACCACTGCTCCCAGTTCAGATGCCGGAATAGTACTCAGAGCACCCTGAAACCGCCCAATGGCTGTGCGTACTGCACTGGTGATCACAACCTGCCGCCGCGAAGCCTGCTGTTTTGTCGCCATGTTGACCTTCCTCCTTGAAGTGTGTAGTGCTTACTGGTGATCACGAGGCATACCTGCCTTCGAGATTGTACTCGAAAAACAACAATTTGCCTATTTCACGTCCGTCAGTGTCTGCTGAAAACGGCGCACGAGAAGACGTGGAGGCGCCAAGATCAAATAGGCAAAAGCCAGGAACACGGCTATACGTGCCGCCCCGCCAATCCAGAGAGCAGTGCGAACTCCTACCCATCCTGCCACTGTGGTGCCCAGGATAGGAGCGGCAAAGGCTGGGATGTTCATCATCGTATTGAAGATAGCGATGTAGGTAGCTCGCCGCTCGGACGGCACGACCTCCAACAAACCGTTGAAAAGACCCAAGTTGAATGCTGGCGAAGCGAGGCCAGCGATGAAAGATACCAGCAATAAGGGCATGACGCTTTTGCTAAGGGCCGTGCCTATGGGATAGAAACAAACGCCAAGCAGCCCTAGCAACAACAACAAACGCGAGCCACGCCTTTGCGCAAACCTACCCCAGGCATAATAGGCCACAATGGTCACACCTGACTCAACCATAGCCAGAATGCCAATCCAACCATCTGAGATCTGTAGCATTCGCACCCGGTAAATGGCATAAAGGGGAATGGGGAAGTAGAGCCCCCAATGATAGAGAAAAGCTCCCAAAGTAAACCGCACATAATCACGGTGCGCCAGAATAGCTTGCAGCAAATGCCTGGTGCCAAGACGCTGGCTAGACTGAACCTCTACCTGTTGCATCCGCTCAGTACCCGGGATAACCACACGTCCTAGGTAGTACAGGCTTAACACAGAAGCCAAAAATGCTAATGTAAAGATCAATTGATAGCCAAAAGGAAAGGGCAGCACATCCAGTGCCTTGCCTGTTAATAGGACAGCCGCCGTGCTCATCGCAGAGAGAGCAACATTGCGGATGCTCACCACGCGAGCTCTATCCTGAGGAGCGACCACTTCGGCCAACATGGCAGTGAAGGAAACAGTGCTCACCGCAGTGGGAATTGTGCCCAACGCAGTGATATAGACGATAGCACTTGCCTGGATTCCCTTGCCCAATAGGGGCACCAACGCAATCAGAAAAGCGGGAAGACGCATCAACAAGCCCGATACAAGCAAAGTCCTCTTCTTGTCGCTCTCGCGCTCAACCAGACGGGCGGCAGGAATCTGGAAAAGGACGTTCATCAGCGCCGGCAAGGAGGTGAGCAAAGCAATGAGGAAATTGGATGCTCCCAGCCGAAGGGCAAAAATGCTGGTGAAAGTCGCATTCACGCCAGATAGTATCCCGTACCAAGCCACCTCACGGTAGAGATTCAGATAATTCCAGCGTTCCGATATTTCACCAGGCGCGAACCAGCGTATCGCAACGACACGCGCTCTGCGCAAACGCAAACCGATTTTTCTCACCGGGAGGTTGAATTGCCTCCTTCCACCTTGCGTAGTACTGCTAACAGCTTATTGTAGGTGTCATCCAGCGACTCGGGAATGATGCGTACGTCGGCAAGGACGGGCATAAAGTTGGTATCGCCTTCCCAGCGCGGCACGATGTGAATGTGCACATGATCCTGAATCCCGGCCCCAGCCACTCGTCCCAAATTGATGCCCACGTTGAACCCATGCGGATTGTTCATTGCTCCGCGAAGTGCCTGCAAGCCTTTTTTGGTCAAGAGCATCATATCGGCCAAGGTTTCATCGTCCAATTCTACCAAGTCACCCACATGCTCATAAGGTACAACCATGAGGTGCCCGTTGATGTATGGGTATAGATTGAGCATCAGGACAGCCTTTGTGCCCCGGTATAGGATGTAGCGCGCTGCATCATTACCTGCTTGCAGTGCTTCACAAAGCACGCAGTTATGTGGTTTCTCTCCTGCGATATATTTCATGCGCCACGGAGCCCATATGCGTTTCACCACTTACCTCCTCATAATAGGGACAATTCCATCCATAACAATAGGTTGATTCTAATGGCAATGAGCAAGTTCAGCAAGTTAATCCTGCGCGAGCAAAAGCCGCACTCGCTCAATGCTATGCACGGCATCTGCCAGACCCAGCGCCGCGATCACGTCGTTAGGGCGACCTGTGCCTCGCTCATCTGCTTGCAGACGCATGCCAATGACATACGCTCTTTCGCGCCGACCGACGATCCACAACGCTCGGATAAGCGGCCGCAGGTCATATTCCCGCACCCCATTGGGGCGCTCCCGGCGCCAGGGCAGACTTGGCACGACCAACAGGTCATCCAGTCGCGCTTGCATTTCTTGTGGGGCATCCTGGCTCTCCACAACCACCTCGTACTCTGCTGCCACAACCTGCGCAGGCAGGGGCGGGAGGGTCATGGGAACCTCCATCACGTTCTCAAGTTGCAGGCCAGGCGGCAGTTGCCCCTTCAGACGGGATGCAAACTCATGCAGCTCCATGTGCTTTTGCAGAACCACATCCAGCATCTCCGCACGCCCGGTAAAGCCCACAGGCAATGCCGCGGCAAAGAACAGCCTGGGATGCGGGTTAAAACCCTGCGAATAGGCCAAAGGGATTTTAGCGCGGCGCAAAGCGCGCTCCCAGGCACGCATCAAATCCAGATGAGAGATGTACTTGACTTCATCCCCTTTGGCAAAAGTAATTCTGAAACGTTGCATCGTCTCGCCTTACTCGCTGTCCATCATGTGGGAACGTCCAGCAGGCGCTACTCTATCCGCTTTGTCACGCGCATGCTCTGATGCGATCCTTACCGTGTCATCTGCCAGACTGGGGCAGCGATCCAGGTCAAAAGCAACCCGTACACCGCAATCCTGACAGCCGCCGCGACAGTCAATGCTGCTCTCGCCGCGCAGGCTGCGCTGATACTCTTCCCACAGGAACGCAGTGCTGACTCCAGTGTGGATGTGAGTCCAAGGCAAGACCTCAGCGAAGGAGCGCTGCCGTGTGGCGTAGAAACTTGCATCAAGACCTGCCTTGGCAAAAGCCTGCTGCCAGAGTTGCGGCTGAAAAGCCTCCGCCCAGGCATCGAAACGCGCCCCCAATTGCCATGCGCGCAAGATGACCTGTCCCAGGCGGCGATCGCCTCGTGAAAGCACTGCCTCCAACCAGGCTGTCATGGGGTCTGACCAACTCAATTCTATGCCGCGTCCAGGCAGGGCGCGACGCAGTGCCTGCTGTTTGGCGGCAATCTGCCCCGCGTCTTCTATAGGAAGCCACTGGAACGGGGTGTGGGCTTTGGGGATGAAGGTAGCCACGCTGACGCTGACCTGAGCCCGAGGGCCATGCCAACACCGCCCGATGCCGCGCACTGCCTTGACCAAATCCGCAATTGCCAGCACATCCTCCAATGTCTCCGTAGGCAGCCCGATCATGAAATACAGCTTGATGCGCAGCCAACCGCTGGCATAAGCCGCTTCAGCCGTGCGCAGCAGATCATCTGCGGTGACGCTTTTGTTGATGACCTGCCGCAGGCGCTCGCTCCCTGCTTCCGGCGCAAAGGTCAATCCAGTCTTGCGCGTGCGCTGAATCATCTGCGCCAGCGCAACGGAAAAGGTGTCCGTGCGCAATGAGGGCAGAGAAATCGCCAAGCGCTGCTCGGCATAGCGCTGGCTCAATTCCCGCACCAGGGGCTCGATGCCGGTGTAATCCGTACTGCTCAGCGATACCAGTGCAATCTCCTCATAGCCGGTGTGAGCAAGCAGTTGGTCTATGGCGTCCAGAACCTCCTGTAGCGGGCGCTCGCGCACCGGACGGTAAATCATCCCCGCCTGGCAAAAGCGGCAGCCCCGCGTGCAACCGCGCATGATCTCCACCATGCCACGATCATGCACCACGTTCAGAAAAGGCACCACCGGCTTGACCGGCGGCGGTGGCAGGACAGGGACAATGCGCTTTTGGACACGCGCTGGCACCCCCGCTTTCGCGGGTTCGATGGACGATACCGTTCCATCCTCGTGGTAAGCCACGCGGTACAAGTGGGGGACATAGACGCCCTTGATGCTAGCTGCTTGCTGCAGGAATTCCTCTTTCCAAGGGGCATGGCTTTTTCTGCACTCCAGATACAAGCGGAGCAATTCCAGGAGCACCTCTTCCCCCTCCCCGATGACAAACAGGTCGAAGAAATCCGCCAGTGGCTCGGCGTTATAGGTGCAAGTGCCGCCAGCGATGACCAATGGACAATCCTCATTACGCTGCGATGCCAGCAAGGGGATCCCAGCCAAATCCAACATGTTTAACACGTTGGAATAGTTCAACTCGTACTGCAGGCTGAAACCAAGGATGTCGAAATCGCGCACAGGATGATGCGATTCCAGCGAAAAGAGGGGCATCCCTGCCTGGCGCATGGCACGCTCCATATCCAACCAAGGCGCATAGACCCGCTCGGCGAGCATCTCCGGCTGCTGATTCACCAGGTCGTAGAGGATAGCCAAGCCGAGGTTGGACATGCCCACTTCGTACACATCGGGATAAGCCAACGCCACTCTGACCTTTGCCTGCGCCCAGTCCTTGCGCATGCTGTTCCACTCGTTGCCACTGTAGCGTGCTGGTTTCGCCACTGTGGGCAGGATGCGATCCAAAAGTGCGGTAGAGATCATGCTCTCTCAGCGTCAGAGATGATGCGTACCAGGACCTCCCTGCGGCGAGGCCCATCGAATTCGGCTAGGAAGACACCTTGCCAGGTGCCTAGCACCAGCTGCCCTTTCTCGATAAACAGCGTTTGTGAAGAACCCAGGAGGCTTGTCTTGATGTGCGCTGCGGCATTGCCCTCGGTATGGTGATAGTTCGCCTGCCAGGGCACCAGACGATCCAAAACAGCGAGGATATCCATCTTGACCGATGGATCCCAGTTTTCATTCACCGTCACGCCAGCCGTGGTGTGAGGCACAAAAATGACGCATAGCCCCTCCTGCACACCACTTTTCTGGATGCATTTTTGCACTTCCATAGTGATATCCACCAACTCGGCTTTTGTCTTGCTGCTCACCTGGATTTCGAACTGCATGGTCACACTCCTTGCTCGTGATGCGGAGATGCTTTAAAAATGACGAGGTTCGACATAGTATAGCACAGCAGGCAGGCTTTGGCAACCGACTGCTGTGCCAGCAACGAATAGGGCACGAATGAACGAATGTGTCGCATCATGCATTCGTTGAATGCCCCTGAGTTGGACTACACCCGTACCACGGCACTGTTTGACGGATAACTTGACTTGCCTATAAAATATGGACGACATCCAGTTGGAAGAATGTGGACAATCTTGACAAGCTGTTTGTCCCACCTCCTTGCGACGCTGTGCTGATAGCGCAAAAACGCCTCTCAGTACAACTGCAGGAGAGCACGGAACGGTCAGGTCACCGCATGTCAAGGGATCTTGCAACAGTCCGGGGGATACAGGGATATACGGATTCCGCATATCCCTCCAGAATGGGGCAGATTAAGGATTCCGTCTAATCAATAGTTAGCGCGGACGCTGCGCGTCCGCGCTAACGGCGCCGCTGATTTGTGCTTCGGTGTTTCGTTGGCTCGTCGCGGCCTCGAGGCCCGCAGGTTCCAGGGCCTCGCGAGTGGTCGCGCTGGATAAGACCACACTGTGAGGCTGTTGTGATCACAAAGACCATCTACGAAGAACGATTGTCATCGCCCAGGACAGAGGCGCTGTTTGTCGTTCTGACGCTTCTGTTTCTCTCGCTCTCAACGTGGCGAGTCACAGGGCGCGGCCTCGACGGGTGGGGCATCGTCTTGCTTTGTCTATTCGCTGTGTTTCTGTTCTACTCCTGAACTACAGGACACTCGTCATTCGTCTCACAGGAGAGTCTCTGAGGCTCACGTTTGGCATCTTCACATGGGCAGTTCCATTGGACAACATTGAAGGGTGCCAGCTCGATGATTCATCCCCGCTGGCGAGATATGGCGGGGCCGGGATACACTTCATGTTCATAGGTCAGAGATATTGCGCTTCGTTCAACTTCCTGGAGTATCCCCGGTTGGTGCTGGGGCTGAAGGTCAAGAAGGGTTTGGTGCGGGACATTGCATTCTCAACGAGAAGGCCAAACGAGGTAATGAAGCTGCTCCAGGAGGTCATAGCACAGGAGCGCGTCGCCTAACCTGCGGCTGCACCTGACGCGGCTATCATGCTCGGTTGTGAAGTCGGCTGGGCCTGCCGCCGAGGTCAGTAGCGGAGGCCCATCGCCCGAGCCGCGGCGCAGGTGAGCCGCCATCCGTTAGGCGGAAATATCTGGACGAGTAATGATACAAATGATGGCCCAAAAAGCCCTTTTGAAAACGTATCTGAAGCAACTGACGGATGTGATCCGTGCGGGTGATGCCCGCGAGGAGAGTTTCTACCCTGCGCTGGCCGACCTGATCCGGCAGGTGGCCCAGGCAACTGGACGCCCCGAAATCCAGGTGACAGTCCTGCCTCGCCCCACCGAAGCCGGCAACCCAGATTTCCGCGTCTGGGATGGCACCAGCCGCATCGTCGGCTACCTCGAAGCCAAGCCTCCCACCGAAGAGTTTTTGGATCGCTTCGAAGACTCCGAACAGTTGCAGCGCTATCGGAGCACCTTCCCCAATCTCATCCTGACCAATTTCCTGGAATTCCGCCTCTACCGCAACGGTGAACGCATCATGACGGCGCAACTTGGCCGGCCAAGGGTGCTGACAGCGCTTCAACAGACTCCGCCAATGGAGCACGCCGAGGAGGTCTGGTCGCTGCTGGAGCAATTCCTGGCTTTCTCCCTGCCACGGCCACTCACTGCCGAGAGCCTGGCTGTTGAACTGGCCAAGCGTACCCGCTTCCTGCGGGATGTCGTGCGCCAGGAACTGGCCATGGAACAGGAAGCAGGCAAGGGGCGTCTCCGTGGTTTTTACGAAGCCTTCCAAAAATTCCTCATCGGCAGCCTCACCCCCGAGGAATTCGCCGACCTCTACGCCCAGACGGTCACTTACGGCCTATTTGCTGCTCGCACACGTGCCACCGACGGGTTCTCACGTGTGGCGGCTTTCCACCATATTCCCCACACCATCGGCATCCTGCGCGACCTGTTCCGCTTTATCTCGCTGGAGGACCTGCCGGAGGAGATGGCCTGGATCGTGGATGACATTGCCCACGTGCTGGCGGTGGCCGATGTCTCCGGGATGATGTCCCAATTCTATCGGGAAGGCAAGGGGGATGACCCCATCGTGCACTTTTACGAGACCTTTCTGGCCCACTACGACCCCGAAGAGCGCGAACGCCGGGGTGTGTACTATACGCCCGACGCGGTGGTCTCGTACATCGTGCGCTCGCTGCACCTTTTGCTGAAAACCCGATTTGGCAAGTCCGATGGCCTGGCTTCGGACGGCGTGACCCTGCTCGACCCGGCCGCCGGCACGATGACCTTCGTCGCCCGGGCTGCGGAACGGGCCGTCCAGGAGTTTGTCGCCGAGTACGGTTCGGGCGGACGCGAGGAGCTCATCCGCAAGCACATCCTGGGCAACTTTTACGCTTTCGAGTTGATGATGGCGCCCTATGCGGTGGGGCACTTGAAAATGGCCTTCTTCCTGGATGAATTGGGGCATCGGTTGCGGGAGGACGAGCGCGTTCCGTTCTACCTGACGAACACCCTGGACATGAGCGAACTGCAAGCCAGCCAACTGCCGGGTCTCTCCTCGCTGGCGGAGGAATCGCACCTGGCCGGACGGGTGAAGCGAGAGCAGCCCATCCTGGTCATCCTGGGCAATCCGCCCTACTCCGGCCACTCGGCAAATAAGGGCGAGTGGATCCTGCGCCAGATCGAGACCTACAAGCAGGTGGACGGCAAGCCGCTGGGCGAAAAGAACCCCAAATGGCTGCAAGATGACTATGTCAAGTTCCTGCGCTTTGCCCAATGGAAGATCGAACAGGCCGGGCGCGGCGTGGTGGGGATGATCACCAACCACGGCTATCTGGACAACCCCACCTTTCGTGGCATGCGCCGCAGCCTGATGCAGACCTTCGACGAGATCTACCTTCTGGACCTGCACGGCAACGCCCTGAAGCGAGAGCGCTGTCCCGACGGTAGCCCCGACGAGAACGTCTTCGACATCCGCCAGGGGGTGGCGATTGCCCTTTTTGTAAAGCTACCCCATACCCCCTCCGAGCTTGCGGGGAGAGGGCTGGGAGGAGGGGTCTACCACGCCGACCTGTGGGGCCTGCGGGCAGACAAGTATGGTTGGCTGAAGGAGCACGATGTAACCACCACGCCCTGGGCGAAAATCCACCCCCGCCCGCCGTTTTACCTGTTTGTGCCGCGGGAAGAGGCCGAACTGGAGCGCTACAACGCCTTTCCTAGCGTGACGGACATCTTCGAGAAGTACAGCGTGGGCATTGTTACCGCCCGCGATAAGCTGACCATCCGCTGGACACCACAGGAAGTATGGACGACGGTACTCAACTTCTCCCGCCTGGACCCGGAACTGGCCCGCCAGGCGTATGGGTTGGGCAAAGATGCGCGCGACTGGAAGGTAACTCTGGCTCAAAAAGACCTGCACGATTCCGGCCCGGAGCGGGACAAGGTGGTGCCCATCCTCTATCGGCCTTTCGATGTGCGTTATACCTACTACACCGGCCGCTCGCGCGGCTTCCTGTGCATGCCCCGCCCCGAAGTCATGCGCCACATGCTGGCGGGGGAGAATGTGGCGCTGTGCATCGGGCGGCAAGGGCAAGCAGTAGGTGGAGAGGTATGGAATCTAGCCTACTGCTCGGCTCATGTTGAGGACCTCAACCTGTTCTACCGCGGCGGGAATGTGAATTTCCCTCTGTATCTCTACCCGCGGCGGGAATGTGAATTTCCCTCTGTATCTCTACCCGCAGCCGGAACGTCAGAGCACCCAGCTAGGTCGCCAGGAGGAAATGTTCAGCGACTCAGCACCGCAGGAGCGCCGGCCGAATCTGAAGGCGGAGCTGCTGGCGATGTTGCAAAAGGCGTATAACCCCACCCCCACACCCCCTCCCCGCTCACGGGGAGGGGGCCAGGGGGAAGGGTCAAGATGGCGTACCCCGCCGCACCTCTGGGGAAAGCTCAAACCCCTCGCCCAGGAGATGCGGCAGCATCCCACAACCGCGGAGGAGATGTTGTGGCAACACCTGCGGCGTAAACAGCTCTTGGGATACAAATTCCGGCGTCAACACGCTATTGAGCGCTTTATCGTGGATTTCTACTGTCGGGATGCAGGGCTGGTTATCGAGGTGGATGGGCCCGTCCATCAATACACCGCAGAGGAGGACGCCATTCGCCAGGAGTTCCTGGAAAGCATAGGACTGCGGGTGCTGCGTTTCACTAACGAACAGGTGATGACCGACATCGAGGGGGTGCTGGGGACGATTGCCCGCGCCCTCCAGGAAGCGCAACCGGCGACATTTACGGCCATAGCCCCGGAGCAGGTATTTCACTACATTTACGCCGTGCTCTACGCGCCCACCTATCGGGAAAAGTACGCCGACTTCCTGCGCCTGGACTTCCCCCGCATCCCCTTCACCAGCGAGGCGGCGCTCTTCGCCGAACTGACCGCGCTCGGCGAGAGACTGGTCGCCCTGCATCTGCTCCGCTCGCCCGACCTTGACCAACCCACCTGCCGCTTCGAAGGGACAGGAGATGGCCGCGTGGTCAAACTCGCCTATGATGCCCTCACGGAACGGGTGTCCATCAACCCCACGCAGTACTTCGCGCCGGTTCCCCTGGAGGTGTGGGAATACACCATCGGCGGCTACCAGGTGTGCGAGAAATGGCTGAAGGACCGGCAAGGGCGGAACTTGACGCTGGATGAGATCCGTACCTATTGCCGCGTCGTGACCGCTCTGAAGAAAACGATCGAGGTTCAGGAGGAGATTGACGGGCTTTATCCGCGAGTGGAGCAGGCGCCGCTGTTGCTGAAAATCTAGGCAGGAGTACAAGCGCCAAACAAGCGCTTCCACCTGACGCTGCTCTGCTGCGCTTTGCGCAGGATTTGAGGCGTGATGGAGCGCTGGATGCGAATCAACAGAGAAGGGCTAAGTGGACCAAAATGAGATTGCGCTTGCGTTCGATATCGTCCTTGAGGAAATAGAGAAGGCTATTGCGGCACTTGATCAAAAAGGAGCACTAGCGTTCCAAACCGGTTTATTCACCATCGCGAGTGCCCTTGGAGAAAGCGAGGATACCAATAATGGCGACGGTAAAAGTAGAAGATTACCTGGCAACCCTCAGAACACTGAAACCCGAATTGGCTGTGCGTTATAAAGTCAGGTCAATCGGGCTCTTTGGTTCCGTCGTTCGCGGAGAACAGGATCAAGCAAGCGATATAGACTTATTGGTAGATTTTGAAGAGGATGCGGACTTGCTTGACTTGACCGGGTTAGCCCTGTTTCTAGAGCAAGTGTTTCAGCGGGAAGTAGACATCGTTCCCCGAAGGGCATTGCGGGTGGAACTACGTTCAGCAATTTTGCGTGAGGTTATACCCGCATGAGAGATCATCGGCTCTACTTGAAAGACATCCTAGCAGCAAAGGAGGATATGTGATTTCCAAGGTTAATCCACCCAAGACAAATCCCGAAAAACTTCTCACAATTATCGAGGACGCATATCACGGCAAAGTCGTACTGCCGGAATTTCAACGGTCTTTTGTGTGGACCCGCGAGAACATCGAGGAGTTGCTCGTCTCGATTTTGCAGGGATACTTCATTGGCACATTTCTTATACTGGATACCCCGCCCGAACAAGCGATATTCCCCTTTCGCGTTGTTGAGGGATTAGAAACCCTCGGGGCAAAGCCCAACAACCATCCAACAGTTCGGCTTGTATTGGACGGACAACAGCGCATTACCTCGCTCTTTTATGTGCTCTACGAGCCGAAAATACCTTTGGGCAAAAGCCAAAACCCATATCGTTTTTTTCTGCGCCTTGATGCCTTGATGGATGGCAACCCAGACGATGCCGTCTATGGTGTTTCTCTTGCCGACCGCCGGCGCCTAGCTGAGATGCAAGCAATGCTCGAGGTCGGAAATGTTATTGCTTTCCCCTTGTTTCGAGACTCTGGTAA
Proteins encoded:
- a CDS encoding MFS transporter, which codes for MRKIGLRLRRARVVAIRWFAPGEISERWNYLNLYREVAWYGILSGVNATFTSIFALRLGASNFLIALLTSLPALMNVLFQIPAARLVERESDKKRTLLVSGLLMRLPAFLIALVPLLGKGIQASAIVYITALGTIPTAVSTVSFTAMLAEVVAPQDRARVVSIRNVALSAMSTAAVLLTGKALDVLPFPFGYQLIFTLAFLASVLSLYYLGRVVIPGTERMQQVEVQSSQRLGTRHLLQAILAHRDYVRFTLGAFLYHWGLYFPIPLYAIYRVRMLQISDGWIGILAMVESGVTIVAYYAWGRFAQRRGSRLLLLLGLLGVCFYPIGTALSKSVMPLLLVSFIAGLASPAFNLGLFNGLLEVVPSERRATYIAIFNTMMNIPAFAAPILGTTVAGWVGVRTALWIGGAARIAVFLAFAYLILAPPRLLVRRFQQTLTDVK
- a CDS encoding HIT domain-containing protein, whose amino-acid sequence is MKRIWAPWRMKYIAGEKPHNCVLCEALQAGNDAARYILYRGTKAVLMLNLYPYINGHLMVVPYEHVGDLVELDDETLADMMLLTKKGLQALRGAMNNPHGFNVGINLGRVAGAGIQDHVHIHIVPRWEGDTNFMPVLADVRIIPESLDDTYNKLLAVLRKVEGGNSTSR
- a CDS encoding TIGR03960 family B12-binding radical SAM protein — its product is MISTALLDRILPTVAKPARYSGNEWNSMRKDWAQAKVRVALAYPDVYEVGMSNLGLAILYDLVNQQPEMLAERVYAPWLDMERAMRQAGMPLFSLESHHPVRDFDILGFSLQYELNYSNVLNMLDLAGIPLLASQRNEDCPLVIAGGTCTYNAEPLADFFDLFVIGEGEEVLLELLRLYLECRKSHAPWKEEFLQQAASIKGVYVPHLYRVAYHEDGTVSSIEPAKAGVPARVQKRIVPVLPPPPVKPVVPFLNVVHDRGMVEIMRGCTRGCRFCQAGMIYRPVRERPLQEVLDAIDQLLAHTGYEEIALVSLSSTDYTGIEPLVRELSQRYAEQRLAISLPSLRTDTFSVALAQMIQRTRKTGLTFAPEAGSERLRQVINKSVTADDLLRTAEAAYASGWLRIKLYFMIGLPTETLEDVLAIADLVKAVRGIGRCWHGPRAQVSVSVATFIPKAHTPFQWLPIEDAGQIAAKQQALRRALPGRGIELSWSDPMTAWLEAVLSRGDRRLGQVILRAWQLGARFDAWAEAFQPQLWQQAFAKAGLDASFYATRQRSFAEVLPWTHIHTGVSTAFLWEEYQRSLRGESSIDCRGGCQDCGVRVAFDLDRCPSLADDTVRIASEHARDKADRVAPAGRSHMMDSE
- a CDS encoding acetyl-CoA C-acetyltransferase, with translation MATKQQASRRQVVITSAVRTAIGRFQGALSTIPASELGAVVIREAVKRSGIEPAWVDEVLMGNVVQAGQGQAPARQAAIKAGLPPTVGATTINKICGSGLKSVMFAAQAIVAGDADIIVAGGMENMTLGPYLLPQARQGYRLGHGVLVDATVHDGLWCSFENQHMGNAAEWIAREYGLTRQELDEYALKSHQKAIAAIQAGKFKAEIVPLEIPQRKGPPVIFDTDECPRADTSLEALSKLRPAFQEGGMVTAGNSPGITDGAAAVVVMGEDTAARLGIQPLARITGYDQAAVEPLRIFTAPIFAVQKLLSKTGYKLADMDLIEINEAFAAQTLADGKALGLDWNKVNVHGGAIALGHPIGASGARVLVTLLYALKDQGLKTGLATLCLGGGEAVAMVVELV
- a CDS encoding acyl-CoA dehydrogenase encodes the protein MDLKFTEEQEMIRKMVRDFAQKEVAPIAAEIDEKGIVPFENIKKMGQLGLLGLTVSEKYDGGGADAISYVIAIEELAKACASTAIVMAVQNSLVCAGIEKFGTEEQKEKFLRPLARGEKLGAFALTEPGAGSDVAAMLTTAVRSGDAYVINGRKHFITNGGFADIVILFAMTDKAQRHRGITAFIVEKGSKGFSVGKEEHKMGIRGTNTCELIFEDVSVPAANRLGEEGQGFKIAMTMLDGGRVGVAAQAVGIAQAAYEAALKYSKERMQFGQPICQFQAIQWMLADMATRIEAARLLTYNAALKKQSGEPFSKEASMAKLFASETAVWVVDRAVQIHGGYGYMKEYSVERNYRDAKITEIYEGTSEVQRMVIARAILG
- a CDS encoding DUF2344 domain-containing protein, giving the protein MQRFRITFAKGDEVKYISHLDLMRAWERALRRAKIPLAYSQGFNPHPRLFFAAALPVGFTGRAEMLDVVLQKHMELHEFASRLKGQLPPGLQLENVMEVPMTLPPLPAQVVAAEYEVVVESQDAPQEMQARLDDLLVVPSLPWRRERPNGVREYDLRPLIRALWIVGRRERAYVIGMRLQADERGTGRPNDVIAALGLADAVHSIERVRLLLAQD